Proteins from one Silurus meridionalis isolate SWU-2019-XX chromosome 3, ASM1480568v1, whole genome shotgun sequence genomic window:
- the LOC124383074 gene encoding synaptonemal complex protein 1-like, whose amino-acid sequence MHCVEEYASLHIPEEQQNEVLDTGADKAELLHSNHCLRTLYTDMQKAVEMAEDNNVLLRTENNDLKNQIKSSRQSIQNLQLLVNELEDIRAAKAEKDQICGEIQASRKQLAKENETLRQQIDELSSEASSFLLKSQQQDEEITNLSSVLRSLQQQLEEQRLDLEHKEELIHQKDFIIEQLKDNMSEYITINQDMKEKLKDLEDQLALALVSGEGSFMNVDTDTPLSPEHSVSLGEELGILFADQMIPEQEQIEEEKNTDTQEEQAALYVSKSVTHSCSESIKRGACATVVLCFSMLGVFGALTPTLSTDVLDTIRHLIEPYCRLHHTGLPPV is encoded by the exons ATGCATTGTGTGGAAGAATATGCTTCTCTCCACATTCCAGAGGAACAGCAGAATGA GGTTTTAGACACGGGTGCAGACAAAGCTGAGCTCCTGCACTCTAACCACTGCCTGAGGACGTTATACACAGACATGCAAAAAGCCGTCGAAATGGCAGAGGACAACAACGTGCTTCTCAGGACTGAGAACAACGACCTAAAGAACCAAATCAAAAG ctCGAGGCAGTCGATTCAGAACCTTCAGCTCCTTGTGAATGAACTGGAAGACATTCGAGCTGCGAAGGCAGAGAAAGATCAGATCTGTGGTGAGATCCAGGCCAGCCGGAAACAACTC GCAAAAGAAAACGAAACACTCAGACAGCAGATAGACGAACTTTCTAGCGAG GCGTCAAGTTTTCTTCTGAAAAGCCAGCAACAGGACGAGGAGATCACCAACCTCAGCTCTGTCCTGAGATCATTACAG CAACAGCTGGAGGAGCAGAGGCTTGATCTGGAACACAAAGAAGAACTCATACATCAG aaGGATTTCATCATTGAGCAGCTCAAAGACAACATGTCAGAATACATTACCATTAACCAG gacatgaaggagaagctgaagGATTTGGAGGACCAGTTGGCTTTGGCTTTAGT TAGCGGTGAAGGGAGCTTTATGAACGTGGACACAGACACACcgctgagtcctgaacactcaGTGTCACTCGGGGAAGAACTCGGAATTCTGTTTGCAGATCAG ATGATCCCTGAGCAGGAGCAGATAGAAgaggagaaaaacacagatACTCAGGAGgaacaagcagcactttatgtATCCAAAAg TGTGACACACAGCTGTTCGGAGAGCATAAAGAGAGGAGCGTGTGCCACCGTGGTGCTCTGCTTCAGCATGCTGGGTGTGTTTGGAGCGCTGACTCCAACCCTGTCCACAGACGTATTGGACACCATCCGTCACCTGATCGAGCCGTACTGCCGGTTACATCACACCGGACTTCCccctgtataa